The stretch of DNA CAACGCCACCCCGAAGTCACCGTCAACCTGACCAACCGCACCCGCCCGTTCCTGTTCGCCGACACCCCGTTCGATGCCGCCATCTATTTTGGCGATGCCGACTGGTCCGGCACCCAGTCCCATCGCCTGATGGGCGAGAACCCCATGCCAGTATGCAGCCCGGCCTTGCTGGACGGGCAGGGCATGCTCGACGCCCAGCGTATCGCCAGCCTGCCACTGCTGCAGCAGACCACCCGGCCCTACGCCTGGCGCCAGTGGTTCAATGGCCTGGGCCTGAATATCGCAGGCGACATGACAGGCCCGCGCTATGAACTATTCTCCATGCTGGCCCAGGCGGCCATGCACGAGATGGGCATCGCGCTGATCCCGCCGTTCCTGATCCAGCGCGAACTGGAGGAGGGCAGGCTGGTGGTCGCTAACAGGTACGCGCTGTCCAGCAACAAGGCCTACTATCTGATGATTCCCGAGCGCAAGGTCGAGTCCGCGTCGCTCCGTGCCTTCCGTGACTGGCTAGTGAGCCAGGCACGGCTCTATACCGCCTCGCACAAAGGCGAAAGCGCTGACCTACCTTTGTAGTCAATTATTTTAAACACCTACAGATATACGTTTTTGTCGCATTAAAGACAACTGTTCAGGTGAATCGAAAAACCTCTTTGAGGCCGCTAAACACGCGGCTTTCAGAGGGTTTTACGACACTCGCGAGCCAATCCGCGAAATCATCCCAAAAAATTTCAAATTTTCCCCTAATCTGCCAATGGCCCATGGTTGACGGGCTACAGCCTATCGCTTGCGACATACGGTCACAGGGTGACTTGTAGTTTTAACTTAGTTTCGCTCCAGAACCGGTTGAAGGCCCCTGGGTTCGTCTGCAAAATGCTTCGCCCGCCCTGGATTCGGCGGGTTCGGCGCTCAACAGCCGACCCAGCGCACCATCCGCAGTGTGCTGGCTTTTACAAAGACAAAAGGTCACCGCAGGAGAAATAGTCGTGCACATTGGTGTTCCTCTCGAGACGCAGACCGGTGAGACGAGGGTCGCTGC from Pseudomonas putida encodes:
- a CDS encoding LysR family transcriptional regulator, with the translated sequence MRRKIPSTTALVCFEAAARHESFTKAAQELALTQGAVCRQIGGLEAFLNVELFRRSRRGVKLTEAGLSYSRQVAAQLDAVERDTLSVMRQQGANVIELAVVPTFGTQWLLPRLKDFQQRHPEVTVNLTNRTRPFLFADTPFDAAIYFGDADWSGTQSHRLMGENPMPVCSPALLDGQGMLDAQRIASLPLLQQTTRPYAWRQWFNGLGLNIAGDMTGPRYELFSMLAQAAMHEMGIALIPPFLIQRELEEGRLVVANRYALSSNKAYYLMIPERKVESASLRAFRDWLVSQARLYTASHKGESADLPL